One part of the Leclercia sp. LSNIH1 genome encodes these proteins:
- a CDS encoding DUF3748 domain-containing protein, translated as MKQITFAPRNHQLTNTRTWTADSQWLAFDVRPSGASFTGETIERVNVKTGDVEVIYRASNGAHVGVVTVHPTADKYVFIHGPQHPDAHWQYDFHHRQGVVAERGQVSNLDAMDITPPFTSGALRGGSHVHVYSPDGQFVSFTYNDHVLHTLDPTLDLRNVGVAAPYGPVTPAGHHPREYAGTHWSVLVSRTTPAPQPGSDEINRAYEEGWVGNHQLAFIGDTLTASGKKVPELFIVDLPKEEQGWKQAGDLPLQGTADRMPAPPAGVMQRRLTFTHGNRYPGLVNVPRHWVRSNPQATQIAFLMRDDNGVVQLWLIAPEGGEPRQLTHNPSDIQSAFNWHPAGHSLGFVLEDRIATCDAASGAVTFLTSDHGNPPSGDAVNYSPDGHTIAWMEEIDGFRQLWVTETGR; from the coding sequence ATGAAACAAATCACTTTCGCTCCCCGCAACCATCAGCTCACCAATACCCGTACCTGGACCGCAGACAGCCAGTGGCTGGCTTTTGACGTCCGGCCTTCCGGGGCGTCGTTTACCGGCGAAACCATTGAACGAGTGAATGTTAAAACCGGCGACGTCGAGGTGATCTATCGCGCCAGCAACGGTGCGCATGTGGGGGTTGTCACCGTCCATCCGACGGCTGATAAATACGTTTTTATCCACGGCCCGCAACATCCCGACGCCCACTGGCAGTACGACTTCCATCACCGTCAGGGGGTGGTTGCAGAGCGCGGGCAGGTGAGCAATCTTGATGCGATGGATATCACCCCGCCTTTCACCTCCGGCGCGCTGCGCGGTGGCAGTCATGTTCATGTGTATAGCCCGGACGGGCAGTTCGTCAGCTTTACCTATAACGACCATGTGTTGCACACGCTCGATCCGACGCTGGATTTACGTAACGTGGGCGTGGCCGCGCCTTATGGCCCGGTGACCCCTGCGGGCCACCATCCGCGGGAGTATGCCGGTACGCACTGGAGCGTGCTGGTCAGCCGTACCACCCCCGCGCCACAGCCGGGCAGCGATGAGATCAACCGTGCCTACGAAGAGGGCTGGGTCGGTAATCATCAACTGGCTTTTATCGGCGATACCCTTACCGCCAGCGGCAAGAAGGTGCCGGAGCTGTTTATCGTTGACCTGCCGAAAGAGGAACAGGGCTGGAAACAGGCGGGCGATCTACCGCTTCAGGGCACGGCAGATCGCATGCCCGCCCCGCCTGCCGGGGTCATGCAGCGCCGTTTAACCTTTACTCACGGCAACCGCTATCCGGGGCTGGTGAACGTGCCGCGCCACTGGGTGCGCAGCAACCCCCAGGCGACACAAATCGCGTTCCTGATGCGGGATGATAACGGCGTGGTGCAGCTGTGGCTGATCGCCCCTGAAGGGGGTGAACCCCGTCAGCTTACCCATAACCCAAGCGATATTCAGTCGGCCTTTAACTGGCATCCGGCGGGCCATTCACTGGGATTTGTGCTGGAGGATCGCATTGCAACCTGTGATGCGGCGTCTGGTGCTGTGACGTTTTTGACGTCCGATCACGGCAATCCGCCGTCGGGTGATGCGGTGAATTACTCTCCGGATGGGCACACCATTGCCTGGA